Proteins encoded in a region of the Triticum dicoccoides isolate Atlit2015 ecotype Zavitan chromosome 3A, WEW_v2.0, whole genome shotgun sequence genome:
- the LOC119269656 gene encoding transcription initiation factor TFIID subunit 12-like has translation MRPPYTHLASPITMSSSSSAAAAGASSAASAMARGGVAIGLPAHPRGAQTPMGYTGFVPPPPLAHQFSPMHRGPDQAPLATPQLRQPAPGIQNIGMIGSLNASQMRPGAVSGSQQPRPGLPSSVTPSSSGSQMPGSQKTPMHSLTRPMSMGSPATALQQTPANMSSAFRPQQRPQVPQQRPQVPQPRPQVPQPRPYHAAQSAPVASQQNALSGQQQLPQQQPQHQHQQQQQQVLQQQQVLQQQQQQQQQVLQQQQQQQQQQQQQSQPQSSSQQNQQNTTLKNQQQAARTPVSLTQKPDSPATLQATNMQLVDMASADAASGESSNRLLSKRSIHDLLAQIDPSERLDPDVEDVLIDIAEDFIESVGTFACSLAKHRKSTTLEAKDVLLHAERSWNITLPGFTGDEIKLYKKPHVNDIHRERLTLIKKSMASEGNIKTSAAQSTANQKTQAPKPPATGSP, from the exons ATGAGGCCGCCGTACACCCACCTAGCCTCTCCCATCAcgatgtcctcctcctcctctgccgccgcagCAGGGGCCTCCTCCGCGGCTTCTGCAATGGCAAGGGGAGGGGTTGCGATTGGCTTGCCTGCGCACCCGCGTGGGGCGCAGACGCCCATGGGCTATACAGggttcgtgccgccgccgccgctcgcccatCAGTTCAGCCCTATGCATCGCGGCCCCGACCAGGCCCCGCTGGCCACTCCACAG CTTAGGCAACCTGCCCCGGGGATCCAGAATATTGGGATGATTGGTTCCCTTAACGCGTCTCAGATGAGACCAGGAGCAGTATCTGGTTCGCAACAGCCAAGGCCAGGTCTTCCATCATCAGTGACACCATCTTCGTCTGGTAGCCAAATGCCAGGTTCACAA AAAACCCCCATGCATTCTTTAACAAGACCAATGTCTATGGGTTCCCCTGCGACGGCTTTACAGCAAACTCCGGCAAATATGTCTTCAGCATTTAGGCCACAACAAAGGCCACAAGTTCCACAACAAAGGCCACAAGTTCCACAACCAAGGCCACAAGTTCCACAACCAAGACCATACCATGCTGCACAATCTGCACCTGTAGCTTCTCAACAGAATGCACTTTCAGGACAGCAGCAGCTACCTCAGCAGCAACCTCAGCATCAgcatcagcagcagcaacagcaagtTTTGCAGCAGCAGCAAGttttgcagcagcagcagcagcagcaacagcaagttttacagcagcagcagcagcaacaacaacagcaacagcagcaaagTCAACCACAAAGTTCCTCACAGCAAAATCAGCAAAATACAACACTAAAAAACCAGCAGCAAGCTGCCCGGACTCCTGTCTCATTGACTCAGAAGCCTGATTCTCCAGCCACACTACAAGCTACTAATATGCAGCTTGTGGACATGGCTTCTGCCGATGCAGCTTCTGGTGAATCCAGTAATCGGCTACTCTCCAAGAGGAGTATACATGATTTACTTGCACAG ATCGACCCTTCGGAAAGGCTGGATCCTGACGTTGAAGATGTTCTTATTGACATTGCAGAAGATTTTATTGAATCT gtcggaACATTTGCTTGTTCTTTAGCAAAGCATAGAAAGTCGACTACTTTGGAAGCCAAAGATGTACTCCTTCATGCAG AGAGAAGCTGGAATATCACCTTGCCAGGTTTCACCGGGGATGAAATAAAACTATACAAGAAGCCG CATGTCAACGATATTCACAGGGAGAGGCTTACTCTG ATCAAGAAGTCAATGGCGAGTGAAGGGAACATAAAGACCTCTGCTGCCCAATCTACAGCCAACCAGAAAACTCAGGCTCCAAAGCCACCTGCCACAGGTTCTCCGTGA